TTGATTACCGCAGGCAGGTCCTGCACTGTGCGGTGCGTTACAGGGGGGGCTGCGAAAAGATCTTTGAGCGGAGCGGCATCAGGTCCCTCTGGGAGAAAAACGCCATCGCTCCTCCCCGCATTGTGGCCTGGTGGCGGGAAAGCGAAAGCCTGCGCTGCGGGGAATGCGGGAAACCTCTCTGGGTCGATGCCCTGAGCGGAGAGCCTGTGAGCTCCCATCCCTGCGGTTCAGCGGGACGGCCCTGATCTGGAGCTCTTTGCTGACTCAAGGAGCCTGATAAGCTCTGTGTTATCTCCCGCTCTCGCGTAGTCGAGGGGGGTTTTCCCGAAGCTGTCTCTGGCATCAATATCGGCCCCTTTTGAGAGCAGGTACTCGGCAATGGAGGTGAATCCCTGCTCAGCTGCCTTGTGAAGTGGCGTCTTTGAGAGGTCATCCCTCTTGTTGACAAGGGAGGGGTCCTTTTCTATGAGGGCTGCCACCTTCTGCCTGTCGCCTGAATAGACGGCGTTATGGATATTGGCCGATGAGCCGAGAAGGGCGAAGACAATGATGATAATGGTGACCATGCCGAACACGCCGAGAAGGAGGAACTCCCTGGAGGAGCGTCTCTCCTTTTCCTTCTCCCTTATCGTGCTGGCAGCCTTCTTCTCACTGAGCCTCTCCTGCAATTCCCCGGCACTGCCGAATCTCCCGCGGCCCGAGCAGAACTCACATTTCACCTGGCCGCTGCCGCAGCTGCATGGCTCCAGCTCGGTTTTACTTCCCCCGCACACCACGCAGGGCGAGTCCTTCCAGGTGATGAGGGGATTCAAGCCTGTTCCCCTGCAGGTTGCGCACTTGATTTCTGCCTGACCATCGCCCCGGCAGCGGGGACATTTCACTTTTCCCTCACCTGCGCACTCGGGGCAGGTCAGATTAACGGTTTTCTCCACGGAAGTGGAAAAGAATGCGCCGCAGAACTCGCACTGTATCTTGCTCTCCTTCCCGGAGAAGAGGTTCGTGTCGCCGCAGTGGGGGCATTTTACCGAGCCATTTTTTTCGGTCATCTTTTCTTCCAATGCGCCTGAAAGGCTACAGGGTCGCTTCCAAGATGCAGTTATATCCTTTCCTGTAGATGGAGAGGCAGGAGGAGCCAGCCCGCTCCATGAGGTAGCGGAGCGGCTCTTCCGGGATATGGACATGGTTGAGGGAGAGCCATTTTTCCCAGAGCGGATATAGGCTCCTCAGCACCTCCCACCGGTAAAAGTCAAGCACCACGAGCTGCCCTCCTTCCCTGAGCGAGCACAGGCATTTGTCCAGGGCCTTTTTCCAGTTTCCAATCATGGAGAGGGAGTAGCTGAAAAGAATGGCGTCGGCTTTCCGCGCCGGGGTGAAATCGGCGGCATCACCTTCTACAAGGGACAGGGTGAGCCATTTTCTCCGGCCTGCTTTCCTTCTTGCCACGGCAAGCATTGAAGGGGAAAGGTCAAGGGCAATGACATGGCCCGAGGGACCAGCGGCCTGGACCAGCGTATCAAGGTTGAAGCCTGTACCGCACCCTACCTCCATGACGGTACCTCCCTCGGGCACGCGGATCCTGCGGGCGGCCCGCTCTCTCTCAAAAAGGAAGAGGGGCCTGGAGAGATCATAAAAGAGGCTGTGAATACTGTAATAGTGTTTCAGCGATGCCTGAAGTGAAAAAGCCTGAGTATATTTTTCCGCCACCATGGTCCTCCCCTGGTGGAACAAAGGGTAGTTGAGAACGGTACTTTCGAAAGGGGCGGGAAAAATCCTGCACCGGGCCCCCCGGGGCTCCCGGGGAAGAAACCGAAGGTGTAACAAATATTTAATATACATTGGTAAGGCCCGGTGTTATAATAGCATCAGATATTTATTCTGGTGAATGGAAAGGATGAGCTCCATGCAGATAGGAAATAATGAACCCCTCTCGCAGTCGCAGATTAACTCCGCTCGCCGCGTGGTATCAGAGTTCGGCGAGGTGGCGCAGAAGATGATCGGTGCCGACAACCAGGACACGGTGGACCTTGATTCCTCAAAGGGAAAGGTGGAAGTTGACTTCATAGGCCTCGGAAAGAATGAGCGCGGCAAGTACAGCGGCTCTGTCACCTATGATCCCCAGACCAGTGAAGTGAAAGAGCTCTTTGTCACCAGGAATTATGATAAGAAAGATGGAGTGGGCGTCAATTATGCTCTTCACAGCCACGAGGACAACACTGTATCATACCGCAGGGACGATATGTACCAGGAGTTCCCCATGTGCCGCTCTATCGAGGAAGTGGTCGTAGACAAGGGCACGGGCGAGATCAAAAGCTACGAGGCCTATGAGGAGAGAGATGATTACATGCCTCCCATGGGCGGTGGTGATTCCGATTATTACCTCTTCGGGAACCCTTAAAGGCGCTGTCTTGAGAAAGCACCGGGAATGCCCCTGTCACTCGAGGTCATCATCGTCGTCTCCAGGGGCTTCCCGTGAGACTCCGAAGAGAAACTTGAGCACCAGGCCGATCCTGCCTCCCCAGGAGATCTCGTCATGGTGCCCCCAGGGGTCCTCGAAGTAAAGCAGGTTTTTGCCTTCCACAAAGCCTTTTTCTACCAGAATTGCCCTGAGGGTCCTCGCATCTTCAACGGAATCAACGTCGTCTTCGTCTCCGGAGGCTTCACTGCTGTCATCTCCGGCGCTCCCGTCATCGTCTCCGGCATCTTCCTCCTCTTCGTCTACCTCTTCGACGTCTTCCTCTTCAGCGTCTTCGTCATCTTCAGCGTCTTCGTCATCTCCTGCGTCTTCGTCAACTCCTGCATCTTCGTCATTCTCACTGCCTGAGCCCACCTCGGCGTCCTCGCCGCCATCCTCATCGTCTTCCTCATCCTCGTTGTACCCTATGTCTATCCATACCCTGAGCTCATCGGGAGTGACGGGCCACTCTTTTGCCATGGAGAAAATAATGTGCTCATCCCACCAGAGGGCAGGCGAGATAGCTGCTATTTTCCCGAAGTAGTCAGGGTATTGAATGGCCGCGTAGAGCGAGAGGAGCCCTCCGAGTGAAGAGCCCGCAATTGCAGTGTCGTGCCTGAATGGCTTCACGCGGTAGTGGCTGTCGATATGATCCTTCAGCTCATCTATGAGAAACTCCATGTAGTCGTCGGCATATCCGCCTGTGCCTTCGCCGGCGTCGGCGGTGGGCGTATACTCGTCGTCTCTCCATTCCGAGTTTGAGACTCCCACGATGATGAGCTCCTCGATCTCGCCGCTCCCTATCAGGTCGGTGGCTGTGGTATCCACATCCCAGCGGACCGGGGCATCGCCGTATTCGCTGAAAATATTCTGTCCATCCTGCATGTAGAGGACCGCATACTCCCTGTCAC
This genomic interval from Candidatus Eremiobacterota bacterium contains the following:
- a CDS encoding ankyrin repeat domain-containing protein translates to MTEKNGSVKCPHCGDTNLFSGKESKIQCEFCGAFFSTSVEKTVNLTCPECAGEGKVKCPRCRGDGQAEIKCATCRGTGLNPLITWKDSPCVVCGGSKTELEPCSCGSGQVKCEFCSGRGRFGSAGELQERLSEKKAASTIREKEKERRSSREFLLLGVFGMVTIIIIVFALLGSSANIHNAVYSGDRQKVAALIEKDPSLVNKRDDLSKTPLHKAAEQGFTSIAEYLLSKGADIDARDSFGKTPLDYARAGDNTELIRLLESAKSSRSGPSR
- a CDS encoding class I SAM-dependent methyltransferase, coding for MVAEKYTQAFSLQASLKHYYSIHSLFYDLSRPLFLFERERAARRIRVPEGGTVMEVGCGTGFNLDTLVQAAGPSGHVIALDLSPSMLAVARRKAGRRKWLTLSLVEGDAADFTPARKADAILFSYSLSMIGNWKKALDKCLCSLREGGQLVVLDFYRWEVLRSLYPLWEKWLSLNHVHIPEEPLRYLMERAGSSCLSIYRKGYNCILEATL
- a CDS encoding alpha/beta hydrolase-fold protein, which encodes MVIKETIYSESLKGDRDIYIYLPPGYEEESDREYAVLYMQDGQNIFSEYGDAPVRWDVDTTATDLIGSGEIEELIIVGVSNSEWRDDEYTPTADAGEGTGGYADDYMEFLIDELKDHIDSHYRVKPFRHDTAIAGSSLGGLLSLYAAIQYPDYFGKIAAISPALWWDEHIIFSMAKEWPVTPDELRVWIDIGYNEDEEDDEDGGEDAEVGSGSENDEDAGVDEDAGDDEDAEDDEDAEEEDVEEVDEEEEDAGDDDGSAGDDSSEASGDEDDVDSVEDARTLRAILVEKGFVEGKNLLYFEDPWGHHDEISWGGRIGLVLKFLFGVSREAPGDDDDDLE